The Caldalkalibacillus thermarum genome window below encodes:
- the spoVS gene encoding stage V sporulation protein SpoVS, with product MEVLKVSAKSNPNSVAGALAGVLRERGSAEIQAIGAGALNQAVKAVAIARGFVAPSGIDLICIPAFTDILIDGEERTAIKLIVEPR from the coding sequence ATGGAAGTGTTAAAAGTTTCAGCAAAATCTAACCCTAATTCTGTAGCTGGTGCACTTGCTGGTGTGTTGAGAGAACGTGGCTCCGCTGAAATTCAGGCGATTGGTGCCGGTGCACTTAACCAAGCGGTAAAAGCCGTAGCAATTGCAAGAGGATTTGTAGCACCAAGTGGTATTGATCTCATTTGCATTCCTGCTTTTACTGATATTTTGATTGATGGAGAAGAACGGACGGCGATTAAACTGATTGTGGAACCTAGATAA
- a CDS encoding TIGR00282 family metallophosphoesterase — protein sequence MKVLFIGDIVGSPGRDMVNKYLPKLKAKYQPTVTIVNGENAAGGKGITEKIAKQLFEVGAQVITLGNHTWDQKDTGDFLEQATNVIRPANFPEGAPGRGYTILNVNQHKIAVINLQGRTFLPAIDCPFRKADELIDLVKKETPIIFVDFHAEATSEKEAMGWYLDGRVSAVVGTHTHVQTADERLLPKQTAYITDVGMTGPRNGILGMKKEAVLYRFLTALPARFEVLKQGPVQLNAVLITIDSETGRGLDIVRIRIDDDHPFNSDQ from the coding sequence ATGAAGGTTTTGTTTATTGGCGATATTGTTGGTTCGCCCGGCAGGGACATGGTTAATAAGTACTTGCCAAAGCTTAAAGCTAAATACCAGCCAACCGTTACAATTGTTAACGGTGAGAATGCAGCGGGCGGAAAGGGGATTACAGAAAAAATTGCCAAGCAATTATTTGAAGTTGGGGCCCAGGTCATTACACTGGGTAATCATACTTGGGATCAAAAAGATACAGGAGACTTCTTGGAGCAAGCCACCAATGTGATTCGCCCCGCAAACTTTCCGGAGGGAGCTCCGGGAAGAGGATATACAATTCTAAATGTAAACCAGCACAAAATAGCGGTGATCAATCTTCAAGGACGCACTTTTTTACCAGCCATTGATTGTCCGTTCCGAAAAGCTGATGAATTAATTGATCTGGTTAAAAAAGAAACACCCATTATTTTCGTAGATTTTCATGCTGAGGCCACAAGTGAAAAGGAAGCGATGGGATGGTACTTGGACGGAAGAGTGTCCGCAGTGGTAGGCACCCATACCCATGTCCAGACAGCCGATGAGCGCCTGTTGCCTAAGCAAACCGCTTACATAACAGATGTAGGCATGACAGGTCCCCGCAATGGTATTCTGGGCATGAAAAAAGAAGCGGTTTTATACCGGTTTTTGACCGCATTACCCGCCCGCTTCGAGGTTTTAAAACAAGGTCCTGTCCAATTGAATGCCGTATTGATTACCATCGACAGTGAAACGGGAAGAGGGCTTGATATTGTGCGGATCCGGATTGATGATGACCATCCCTTCAATTCTGATCAATAG
- the rny gene encoding ribonuclease Y, whose translation MTITISLLPGISILLVSVAVGVGAGYLIRKSIAEAKIKSAESAAEQIIDDAKKEAERLKKETILEAKDEAFKIRSEAEEEFKLRRQEIQQQERRIIHKEEALDRKLNALEQKEESLSQRQRQVEEMESKVEALYKEQQAELERIANLSHEEAKQIILSNVEKEVRHEAAMLAKEIETQAKEEAEKKARKILSLAIQRCAADHVAETTVSVVNLPNDEMKGRIIGREGRNIRTLETLTGIDLIIDDTPEAVILSGFDPIRREIAKTALEKLVADGRIHPARIEEMVEKARREVDERIRNYGEQATFETGVHGLHPDLIKILGRLHFRTSYGQNVLKHSMEVAFLTGLMAAELGEDVNLAKRAGLLHDIGKAIDHEVEGSHVEIGIELAKKYNEPEVVIDGIASHHGDVEPASVIAALVGAADALSAARPGARRETLETYLKRLEKLEEITESFEGVEKSYAIQAGREVRILVKPDMVDDLEAYQLAREISKKIEAELDYPGHIKVTVIRETRAVEYAK comes from the coding sequence ATGACGATAACGATTTCCTTGCTCCCAGGCATCTCCATTTTGCTGGTCTCAGTTGCTGTCGGTGTAGGTGCTGGGTACTTGATTCGCAAATCGATTGCTGAGGCAAAAATTAAAAGTGCCGAATCAGCTGCTGAGCAAATCATAGATGACGCTAAAAAGGAAGCCGAAAGGTTAAAGAAAGAAACAATCTTGGAAGCGAAAGATGAAGCGTTTAAGATTCGCTCGGAAGCGGAGGAAGAGTTTAAACTGCGCCGACAAGAAATTCAACAACAAGAGCGCCGGATCATCCACAAAGAAGAAGCGCTGGACCGCAAATTAAATGCTCTGGAGCAAAAAGAAGAATCCCTCAGCCAAAGGCAACGGCAAGTTGAAGAGATGGAAAGCAAAGTAGAAGCATTATATAAAGAACAGCAGGCAGAGCTGGAACGCATCGCTAATTTGAGTCATGAGGAAGCCAAACAGATTATTCTCTCCAATGTGGAGAAAGAAGTCCGGCATGAAGCCGCCATGTTAGCGAAAGAGATTGAAACACAAGCAAAAGAGGAGGCAGAGAAAAAAGCCAGGAAAATTTTATCATTAGCCATACAGCGTTGTGCTGCCGATCATGTGGCAGAGACAACGGTATCGGTTGTCAATCTGCCTAACGATGAAATGAAGGGCCGGATTATCGGCCGTGAGGGACGTAACATCCGGACGTTGGAAACATTGACGGGTATTGATCTGATTATTGATGATACGCCTGAAGCGGTTATTTTGTCAGGCTTTGATCCGATTCGTCGAGAGATTGCCAAAACGGCACTGGAGAAATTGGTTGCTGATGGACGCATCCATCCGGCACGAATAGAAGAGATGGTGGAAAAAGCACGCCGTGAGGTGGATGAACGTATCCGTAACTACGGCGAACAAGCCACCTTTGAAACGGGTGTTCATGGTCTTCATCCTGACCTTATTAAAATCCTGGGACGTTTGCACTTTAGAACAAGCTATGGCCAAAATGTGCTTAAACACTCCATGGAAGTGGCCTTCTTAACGGGCCTGATGGCTGCTGAGTTAGGGGAAGATGTGAACCTGGCTAAGCGGGCTGGCTTGTTGCATGATATTGGTAAAGCCATCGACCATGAAGTGGAAGGCAGTCATGTGGAGATTGGTATTGAATTGGCCAAAAAGTACAATGAACCTGAAGTGGTGATTGACGGGATTGCTTCCCACCACGGAGATGTGGAGCCCGCTTCGGTCATTGCCGCCTTAGTTGGGGCTGCTGACGCCCTTTCTGCTGCACGGCCAGGAGCACGGCGTGAAACACTGGAAACATACCTTAAACGTCTGGAAAAATTAGAGGAAATTACTGAATCATTTGAGGGTGTAGAGAAATCTTACGCGATTCAAGCTGGCCGTGAAGTACGGATATTGGTTAAACCAGATATGGTTGACGACCTTGAAGCTTATCAGCTGGCCCGGGAAATCAGTAAAAAAATTGAGGCTGAACTGGATTATCCCGGCCATATCAAGGTCACTGTCATCCGTGAAACGCGAGCGGTGGAATATGCAAAATAA
- a CDS encoding RecX family transcriptional regulator: MSRKITKIKQHGRDAHRYDVYLNDEYAFSVHEDVLVDKRLLKGKQVNQADLQEILREEEKKKIEHAGLRLLSYRPRTTFEMRSYLQQKGFDQELIEEVVQKWINEGYLDDEAFAWQWIEERVKTKHKGRYLLRQELKEKGIEESVIQRALEQMDQEAEYEACFTLAKKRAKKYDSSDPKLRKYKLFTYLSRRGYPSHVIERVCKHLVDEEQEDC; encoded by the coding sequence ATGAGCAGGAAAATAACGAAAATTAAACAGCATGGCCGTGATGCTCACCGCTATGATGTTTATCTTAATGATGAATATGCTTTTTCGGTTCATGAAGACGTTCTGGTGGATAAACGGCTGCTCAAAGGCAAGCAAGTCAATCAGGCCGACTTACAGGAGATTCTAAGGGAGGAAGAGAAAAAAAAGATTGAACATGCTGGTTTGCGCTTGCTCAGCTATCGTCCCCGTACAACGTTCGAAATGAGAAGTTATCTCCAGCAGAAAGGGTTTGACCAGGAGCTGATAGAAGAAGTAGTACAAAAGTGGATCAATGAAGGTTACCTGGATGATGAAGCCTTTGCTTGGCAATGGATAGAGGAACGGGTGAAAACCAAACATAAAGGGCGCTATCTTCTCCGTCAGGAATTGAAAGAAAAAGGAATTGAAGAGTCTGTTATCCAGCGGGCATTAGAGCAGATGGATCAGGAAGCTGAGTATGAGGCCTGTTTTACTCTGGCCAAAAAACGGGCGAAAAAGTATGACAGTTCAGATCCAAAATTACGGAAATACAAACTATTCACTTACCTTAGCCGGAGGGGATATCCGTCACATGTGATTGAAAGGGTCTGTAAACACCTTGTAGATGAGGAACAGGAAGATTGTTAG
- the recA gene encoding recombinase RecA has protein sequence MSDRRAALDMALRQIEKQFGKGSIMKLGEAAVNNQVSTISSGSLALDIALGVGGYPRGRIVEIYGPESSGKTTVALHAIAEAQKMGGQAAFIDAEHALDPQYAKNLGVNIDELLLSQPDTGEQALEIAEALVRSGAIDIIVIDSVAALVPKAEIEGEMGDSHVGLQARLMSQALRKLSGAISKSKTIAIFINQIREKVGVMFGNPETTPGGRALKFYASIRLDVRRAETIKQGNDLIGNKTKIKVVKNKVAPPFKSCDVDIMYGEGISREGSVLDMASDLDIIQKSGAWYSYNDQRLGQGRENAKQYLVEHPDLCLEIENKIRQHFGLEAVTYPENQNQEVKEELTLDLDS, from the coding sequence ATGTCTGATCGTCGGGCAGCCTTAGACATGGCTTTGCGTCAAATTGAGAAACAGTTTGGAAAAGGATCGATTATGAAATTGGGGGAGGCGGCCGTTAACAATCAAGTCTCCACTATTTCCAGCGGGTCACTTGCTTTGGATATTGCTTTAGGTGTAGGCGGCTATCCGCGGGGGCGGATTGTAGAAATATATGGGCCTGAGTCGTCAGGTAAGACAACGGTGGCTTTGCATGCCATTGCCGAAGCCCAAAAAATGGGAGGACAAGCTGCATTTATTGATGCTGAACATGCCCTTGACCCCCAATATGCCAAAAACCTAGGGGTTAACATTGATGAGTTGCTCCTGTCTCAGCCTGATACAGGGGAACAAGCTTTGGAAATTGCTGAAGCTCTCGTGCGCAGCGGTGCTATTGACATTATTGTCATCGACTCAGTGGCAGCACTGGTTCCCAAAGCTGAGATCGAAGGGGAAATGGGAGATTCCCATGTGGGTTTGCAAGCCCGGCTTATGTCCCAAGCTCTGCGCAAACTTTCCGGAGCCATCAGCAAATCAAAAACGATTGCCATCTTCATTAACCAGATTCGTGAAAAAGTTGGCGTGATGTTTGGCAACCCGGAAACCACTCCCGGTGGGCGTGCCTTAAAGTTCTATGCCAGCATTCGCCTTGACGTGCGCAGAGCAGAGACGATTAAACAAGGGAACGATCTGATCGGTAACAAGACCAAAATCAAAGTGGTCAAAAACAAAGTGGCCCCGCCTTTCAAGTCATGCGATGTGGATATTATGTACGGTGAGGGCATTTCCCGTGAAGGCAGCGTGCTGGACATGGCTTCAGATCTGGATATTATTCAGAAAAGCGGGGCCTGGTATTCTTATAATGATCAACGATTAGGACAGGGCCGCGAGAATGCCAAGCAATACTTAGTGGAACATCCGGACCTGTGTTTGGAAATCGAAAATAAAATCAGGCAACACTTTGGACTGGAAGCTGTCACCTATCCTGAGAACCAAAATCAAGAGGTAAAGGAAGAATTGACCCTTGACTTAGACTCATGA
- a CDS encoding competence/damage-inducible protein A: MKAEIIAVGTELLLGQIVNTNAQFLSEQLNALGISVYFHSVVGDNPDRLAAQLAIAHSRSDLVLLTGGLGPTKDDLTKEVVARHVGRSLKLEPQALKRIQRFFEARQVPMTENNKRQALIIDGARVFPNETGLAPGMAVKHEGVHYLLFPGPPGELKPMYFKYARPYLVELSPDQHVVHSKVMRFCGIGESALESRLLDLINNQTNPTIAPLAKEGEVTLRLTSFAKSKADAEQKMASLIREIQARVGKYQYGWDEETLEEVLVRQLHHNNLTVAAAESCTGGLVCHSITRVSGASQVFPGGIVCYANDVKMGELGVPPEVLGQDGAISERTARILAEEVRKKFKTDLGVSVTGVAGPEQQEGKPVGLVFIGVAGEHKTRVYKVNVGGLRHTVQTRAAKLALFYLIRTVKELVGNQSG; the protein is encoded by the coding sequence GTGAAGGCGGAGATTATTGCGGTTGGTACGGAGCTGCTGTTGGGACAAATCGTCAATACTAACGCCCAGTTTTTGTCTGAACAACTAAATGCCCTGGGCATTTCTGTTTACTTTCATTCTGTTGTAGGTGACAACCCCGACCGTTTGGCTGCACAGCTGGCTATTGCCCATTCCCGCTCTGATCTGGTGCTTTTAACCGGGGGGCTGGGACCGACCAAGGATGATTTAACCAAAGAGGTGGTGGCCCGTCATGTGGGACGCTCCTTAAAGCTTGAGCCACAAGCCCTGAAGAGGATTCAACGTTTTTTTGAAGCCAGACAGGTGCCGATGACTGAGAATAACAAGCGCCAGGCCCTGATTATTGATGGGGCCCGTGTCTTTCCCAATGAGACCGGGTTGGCCCCAGGAATGGCCGTTAAACATGAGGGGGTTCATTATTTGCTGTTCCCAGGTCCGCCGGGCGAACTGAAGCCGATGTACTTTAAATATGCCCGTCCATACCTTGTAGAGCTTTCGCCTGACCAACACGTGGTTCACTCTAAAGTGATGCGATTTTGCGGAATTGGTGAGTCAGCACTCGAAAGTCGGCTTTTAGATCTTATTAATAACCAGACCAATCCCACCATTGCCCCGCTAGCCAAAGAAGGGGAAGTAACCTTAAGGCTCACCAGTTTCGCCAAAAGCAAAGCCGATGCGGAGCAGAAGATGGCCAGTCTGATCCGTGAAATCCAGGCGCGGGTGGGGAAGTACCAGTATGGCTGGGATGAGGAGACACTGGAAGAAGTGCTTGTCCGCCAGTTGCATCACAACAACCTTACTGTGGCTGCCGCGGAAAGTTGTACCGGGGGACTGGTATGCCATTCTATCACCCGGGTAAGCGGAGCCAGTCAGGTGTTTCCCGGGGGCATCGTTTGCTATGCCAATGATGTGAAAATGGGCGAGCTGGGTGTTCCTCCTGAAGTTTTGGGCCAAGATGGCGCGATTAGTGAAAGAACGGCACGAATTTTGGCTGAAGAGGTGCGCAAAAAATTTAAAACTGACTTGGGAGTGTCAGTTACTGGCGTAGCTGGCCCTGAGCAACAGGAAGGAAAACCGGTGGGGCTGGTGTTTATCGGTGTGGCCGGTGAACATAAGACAAGGGTTTATAAAGTGAATGTGGGAGGCTTGCGTCACACCGTTCAAACGCGGGCAGCTAAATTAGCTTTGTTTTACCTGATCAGAACCGTTAAAGAACTGGTAGGGAACCAATCTGGTTGA
- the pgsA gene encoding CDP-diacylglycerol--glycerol-3-phosphate 3-phosphatidyltransferase: protein MNLANKITLARVFLVPVVMLFLLIHFDLGSVTFAGVSITYSEIIATVVFIIAASTDGLDGYIARKKKMVTNFGKFLDPLADKLLITAALISLVDRGSIEGWMAIVIISREFAVTGLRLVAVAEGHVIEASPLAKLKTLTQIVAIVAVMLNNFPFSLVGIPFAPFAMWVAVIVTIWSGVDYFVKNRKVIQFKRSI, encoded by the coding sequence ATGAATCTAGCGAATAAAATTACATTGGCCAGGGTTTTTCTGGTTCCAGTCGTCATGCTGTTCTTGCTCATTCACTTTGACCTTGGTTCGGTCACCTTTGCCGGTGTGTCCATTACATATTCTGAAATCATCGCCACTGTTGTCTTTATTATTGCAGCCAGTACCGATGGCCTGGACGGGTATATTGCCCGCAAAAAGAAAATGGTGACTAATTTTGGCAAGTTTTTAGATCCTTTAGCCGATAAATTATTGATTACGGCAGCCTTAATTTCCTTGGTGGACCGAGGCAGTATTGAAGGGTGGATGGCCATCGTGATTATCAGCCGTGAGTTTGCTGTTACAGGATTGCGGCTGGTGGCGGTAGCAGAGGGCCATGTGATTGAAGCCAGCCCGTTGGCCAAGTTAAAAACACTGACTCAAATTGTTGCCATCGTGGCTGTTATGCTGAATAATTTTCCGTTTAGTCTCGTTGGCATTCCCTTTGCGCCGTTTGCCATGTGGGTGGCTGTCATCGTCACGATTTGGTCAGGAGTTGATTACTTTGTTAAAAATCGAAAAGTGATCCAATTTAAAAGGTCGATATGA
- a CDS encoding helix-turn-helix domain-containing protein, whose translation MSELGRYLKETRKEKKMTLEEIQEVTKIRKRYLEAIEKGEYNALPGAFYARAFIKSYAEALGLNPEQVLEQFSHELPRVPQTPTELVQTPQRKSRRTRRPSSTAGGKWVSNLLFYAFLLLIGFVIYISAVNFINPEAGAPLDDAPGVDSDGEVVSEEEQNGGATETNGQNGKENQSENEPVQQAENAFLEPVLTRGETEGNRTYYTYENATEMVVRLEAANGDVWYSLNDEAAGQEIDQLLLTQGSSKEWDLSSYEQVRFHFGNTPGAQLYINDQPVDLSGLSQVHHIVINFNPAE comes from the coding sequence TTGTCAGAACTGGGTCGCTACCTGAAAGAGACACGGAAAGAGAAGAAGATGACCCTGGAGGAAATCCAGGAAGTGACAAAGATTCGCAAGCGGTACCTGGAGGCCATTGAAAAAGGAGAGTACAACGCTTTGCCCGGAGCTTTTTATGCCCGAGCGTTCATCAAAAGTTATGCCGAAGCACTGGGGCTTAATCCTGAGCAGGTGCTGGAGCAATTTTCCCATGAACTTCCGCGTGTGCCCCAAACTCCGACAGAATTGGTCCAGACGCCCCAGCGTAAGAGCCGCAGAACCCGAAGGCCATCTTCAACCGCAGGAGGAAAGTGGGTTTCCAATCTCCTTTTTTATGCCTTTTTACTGTTAATTGGGTTTGTGATCTACATCTCTGCTGTGAACTTTATCAATCCTGAAGCAGGCGCACCACTGGATGATGCTCCCGGAGTGGATAGTGACGGGGAAGTGGTGAGCGAAGAGGAACAAAATGGAGGAGCAACCGAAACCAATGGACAAAACGGTAAAGAAAACCAGTCTGAAAATGAGCCCGTCCAACAAGCAGAAAATGCGTTCCTTGAGCCTGTATTAACAAGGGGGGAAACAGAAGGTAACCGGACTTACTATACATATGAGAATGCCACAGAGATGGTGGTCCGCTTGGAGGCAGCAAACGGGGATGTTTGGTATAGCTTAAACGATGAAGCAGCTGGTCAGGAAATAGATCAGTTATTACTGACACAAGGGTCAAGTAAGGAGTGGGATCTTTCCAGTTACGAACAAGTAAGATTCCACTTTGGCAATACCCCTGGGGCACAATTATATATTAATGACCAGCCTGTTGATCTCTCCGGTCTGTCCCAGGTTCATCATATTGTGATTAACTTTAATCCGGCGGAGTAA
- a CDS encoding DUF3388 domain-containing protein, whose protein sequence is MLEGLISVADEKPEKKEWYLEYLIHENRPGLLGDISSLLGMLKINIITINGVDLNRRGMILESDDDERIELLRSLLERVNNISITKLRHPHLRDRLAVRHGRYISRDADDKKTFRFVRDEIGLLVDFLAEIFKKEGHQLIGIRGRPRVGKTESIVASSVCANKRWSFVSSTLLKQTIRSQMADDELSPDHVFIIDGIVSTTRAPEQHQTLLREVLRLDATKVVEHPDIFVRYTEYSLEDFDFIIELRNYENEEMPYDIDPQISNFNSDWR, encoded by the coding sequence ATGCTGGAAGGGTTGATCAGTGTGGCTGATGAGAAACCAGAGAAAAAAGAATGGTATTTGGAGTATCTGATTCATGAAAACCGCCCCGGGTTGCTTGGTGATATTTCCTCCCTGTTAGGCATGCTAAAGATTAATATCATTACCATTAACGGTGTAGACTTAAACCGGCGGGGGATGATTTTGGAAAGTGATGATGACGAGCGTATTGAGTTGTTAAGAAGTCTGTTAGAAAGGGTCAATAACATCTCCATTACGAAACTACGCCATCCCCACTTACGTGACCGTTTGGCCGTTCGCCACGGCCGTTACATCTCTCGTGATGCCGATGATAAAAAAACGTTTCGTTTTGTCCGTGACGAGATAGGGCTCTTGGTTGATTTCCTGGCTGAAATTTTCAAAAAAGAGGGTCATCAACTCATCGGGATCAGAGGAAGACCGAGAGTAGGCAAAACGGAATCTATTGTCGCCTCCAGTGTTTGTGCCAACAAACGGTGGTCCTTTGTTTCGTCCACCTTGTTAAAACAAACCATTCGCAGTCAAATGGCTGATGATGAGCTCTCACCTGATCATGTTTTTATTATTGATGGCATTGTTTCCACTACACGGGCGCCTGAACAACATCAGACGCTGCTCAGGGAAGTTTTGCGGCTGGATGCAACTAAGGTGGTGGAACACCCCGATATTTTTGTGCGTTACACCGAATACAGTTTGGAGGATTTTGACTTCATTATTGAGTTGCGCAACTATGAAAACGAAGAGATGCCCTATGATATTGACCCCCAGATTTCAAATTTTAACAGTGATTGGAGGTGA
- a CDS encoding DUF3243 domain-containing protein codes for MSILDNFEQWKDFLGDRLEAAQQGGMTQEVINEMAYRIGDYLSAEVEPKNAEERLLKALWDASSEEEQKVLAQLMVKLVQNEGTTH; via the coding sequence ATGTCTATTTTAGATAATTTTGAGCAATGGAAAGACTTTTTGGGTGACCGCTTGGAAGCGGCGCAGCAAGGTGGGATGACCCAGGAAGTTATCAATGAAATGGCTTACCGCATCGGGGACTATTTGTCTGCTGAAGTGGAGCCTAAGAACGCTGAGGAACGTTTGCTCAAAGCATTGTGGGATGCGAGCAGTGAAGAAGAACAAAAGGTCCTTGCTCAATTGATGGTCAAACTTGTCCAAAATGAAGGCACGACGCACTAA
- the ymfI gene encoding elongation factor P 5-aminopentanone reductase, with protein MAKVALITGATGGIGRATAVKLAANGYHLLLHYYNNHEAAAELQEKLAAKYGIDVYIHRADLSHPQGVDCLLQGLVRKPDILIHNAGLAHVALFTEIRDEDYQRMIQLHLTSPFKLTQRLLPSMIANQWGRIVYVTSIWGETGGSCETLYSMVKGGLNALTKALAKEVAPSGITVNAVSPGAIDTPMLKGYTPEEKQALTEEIPAGRLGFPDEVAHAIHFLIQDESSYITGDILRVNGGWLT; from the coding sequence TTGGCCAAAGTAGCACTGATTACAGGTGCAACAGGCGGAATTGGCCGGGCGACGGCGGTCAAACTTGCGGCAAACGGCTACCACTTGCTTCTCCATTACTACAACAACCATGAAGCGGCAGCCGAGTTACAAGAAAAGCTGGCTGCCAAATATGGCATAGACGTTTATATTCACCGCGCTGATTTAAGTCATCCCCAGGGCGTGGACTGCTTGCTCCAAGGTTTGGTTAGAAAGCCGGATATTTTGATCCACAATGCCGGTTTGGCTCATGTTGCTTTGTTTACGGAGATAAGGGATGAGGATTATCAGCGGATGATCCAATTGCATCTCACTTCACCGTTTAAACTGACCCAGCGTCTGTTGCCGTCTATGATCGCTAATCAATGGGGGCGCATCGTTTATGTCACTTCGATTTGGGGAGAGACTGGCGGTTCATGTGAGACCCTGTACTCCATGGTTAAAGGTGGTTTGAATGCTTTGACCAAAGCTTTGGCCAAGGAGGTGGCTCCATCTGGCATTACGGTGAATGCTGTCTCCCCTGGCGCCATTGACACCCCCATGCTGAAAGGGTATACACCAGAGGAAAAACAAGCACTCACCGAGGAAATACCAGCCGGACGATTGGGTTTTCCTGATGAGGTGGCCCACGCCATCCACTTTTTGATTCAGGATGAAAGCAGTTATATCACCGGGGATATTTTACGGGTGAACGGAGGGTGGCTTACCTGA
- the yfmH gene encoding EF-P 5-aminopentanol modification-associated protein YfmH, protein MSAQKLVFDQLQETLHYEQLPNGLEVYVLPKQGFNKTYATFTTKFGSIDNHFISHTGEEVKVPDGIAHFLEHKMFEEEEGDVFHKFSQYGAQANAFTSFDMTAYLFSCTDHVHKNLTTLLDFVQHPYFTDQNVEKEKGIIEQEIRMYQDNPDWRVYFGFIEALYHRLPVKIDIAGTVDSIRQINKELLYICYETFYHPSNMLLFVVGNVQPDDIFALVKENQAQKSFQPAREIKRLFEKEPAPVAKKRHEIELNVDMPKISMGYKETNVDLEGKAMLKQELSTHILLEMIIGPTSSVYEQLMEEGLIDESFGIDYNLEQKYGFSIIGGNSKDPDKLLERVQEVIAEVQMKGLSKADFERNRKKKIGHFLKALNSPEFIATQFTRYKFNHIDLFDIIPVLESLRFEDIEERLAEHIHEDQFAVCIVK, encoded by the coding sequence ATGAGTGCGCAAAAACTTGTGTTTGACCAGCTGCAGGAGACACTCCATTATGAACAGCTGCCGAACGGGCTAGAAGTGTACGTCCTGCCCAAACAGGGTTTTAATAAAACTTATGCCACCTTTACAACCAAGTTTGGTTCCATTGATAATCACTTTATTTCCCACACAGGAGAAGAAGTGAAGGTGCCGGATGGTATTGCCCATTTTTTGGAGCACAAAATGTTTGAAGAAGAAGAAGGGGATGTCTTTCACAAGTTTAGCCAGTATGGAGCCCAGGCCAACGCTTTTACCAGTTTTGATATGACTGCTTATCTTTTCTCTTGCACAGATCATGTACACAAGAATTTGACCACGCTTTTGGACTTTGTTCAACATCCGTATTTTACCGATCAAAATGTGGAGAAAGAAAAGGGCATCATTGAACAAGAAATCCGCATGTATCAGGACAATCCTGACTGGCGTGTTTATTTTGGCTTTATTGAGGCCCTTTATCACCGCTTACCCGTCAAAATTGACATTGCCGGTACGGTGGACTCCATCCGCCAAATTAACAAAGAGCTGCTCTATATTTGTTACGAAACCTTCTATCATCCCAGCAATATGTTGTTGTTCGTCGTTGGAAATGTCCAGCCTGACGATATTTTTGCTCTGGTAAAAGAAAATCAAGCCCAGAAATCGTTTCAACCTGCCCGGGAGATTAAACGTTTGTTCGAAAAAGAACCAGCTCCAGTGGCTAAAAAGCGGCATGAGATTGAGTTGAATGTGGATATGCCTAAAATCAGCATGGGTTATAAAGAAACGAATGTGGACCTTGAAGGCAAGGCGATGTTAAAACAGGAGTTGTCCACCCATATTTTATTGGAAATGATCATCGGTCCCACCTCCAGTGTCTATGAACAGCTGATGGAAGAGGGATTAATCGATGAATCATTTGGCATTGACTATAACCTGGAACAGAAGTACGGTTTCTCCATCATCGGGGGGAATTCCAAAGATCCAGATAAACTGCTGGAAAGGGTGCAAGAGGTAATAGCTGAAGTTCAGATGAAAGGGTTGAGTAAGGCTGATTTTGAACGGAACCGCAAGAAGAAAATCGGGCATTTCTTAAAAGCGTTGAATTCACCTGAATTTATTGCCACTCAATTTACCCGCTACAAATTTAATCATATCGATTTGTTTGACATTATTCCGGTTTTGGAATCCCTGCGGTTTGAAGATATTGAAGAGCGTCTGGCTGAACATATTCATGAGGACCAGTTTGCGGTGTGCATCGTCAAGTAA